In one window of Candidatus Avedoeria danica DNA:
- the ligA gene encoding NAD-dependent DNA ligase LigA, giving the protein MPSDDRSAVVPSSDDPSARAEALRREIRRHSHLYYVRDAPEISDAEYDALFKALQDIEAAHPDVVTPDTPTLAIGGPPVDAFGKVQHPHPMLSLDNAFSAEGVRTWGERVLRRLAEVDGDAAAAARAASLAYVLEPKVDGVAVALRYRDGVLVQGATRGDGTLGEDITANVRTIRGVPLRVPAVDGPLPDGVAVPPDLEVRGEVYLPLDGFAAMNERALAVEGRTYANPRNAAAGSLRQLDPTITASRPLRLITYGVPDPHALGVASHWDLLNALEAIGLPGNPDRRRFADLDDALAYADAWLARRASLNYLADGIVLKVDALDLQDALGSVSHHPRWAIAYKTASEEATTVVVAINVNVGRTGKLVPHATLAPVGIGGVTVSQATLHNEDYVTERDIRVGDTVLVKRAGEVIPQVIKVVPELRPSDALPWHMPDRCPVCGEPVTRTPGEADTYCTNAACPEQLVRHVEHFVARGAMDIDGLGEKLVAQFVTDGLIADVADLYNLVPADLEGREGFAEKRIANVIAAVDASRHRPLRRLLIGLGIRHVGSTVAAALAGAFGSLDALAGADETALTAVDGVGPEIAASVVAWFAVPRNRALAQRLTAAGVRVADPDWTPRAAVEGGGDGGAANGAAGPLAGKKLVLTGTLPTMTREEAAARIEAAGGKVVGSVSAKTDYVVAGEAAGSKLAKAQALGVAVIDEAGLIDLVGTGIPM; this is encoded by the coding sequence ATGCCCAGCGACGATCGATCCGCCGTCGTCCCCTCATCGGACGACCCGTCGGCCCGCGCCGAAGCCCTCCGCCGCGAGATCCGCCGCCACAGCCACCTCTACTACGTCCGCGACGCCCCCGAGATCTCGGACGCCGAGTATGACGCACTCTTCAAGGCGCTGCAGGACATCGAGGCCGCCCACCCCGACGTCGTCACGCCCGACACGCCGACGCTGGCCATCGGCGGCCCGCCGGTCGATGCCTTCGGCAAGGTCCAGCATCCGCACCCGATGCTCTCGCTGGACAACGCGTTCAGCGCCGAAGGCGTGCGGACGTGGGGCGAGCGGGTGCTGCGGCGGCTGGCGGAAGTCGACGGCGATGCCGCCGCGGCGGCGCGAGCGGCGTCGCTCGCCTACGTCCTCGAGCCCAAGGTCGACGGCGTGGCCGTCGCGCTTCGCTATCGCGACGGTGTCCTGGTCCAAGGTGCGACGCGGGGCGACGGAACGCTCGGCGAGGACATCACCGCCAACGTCCGCACGATCCGCGGCGTCCCGCTGCGCGTCCCGGCCGTCGACGGGCCGCTGCCCGACGGCGTCGCGGTCCCGCCCGATCTCGAAGTGCGCGGCGAGGTCTACCTGCCGCTCGATGGCTTCGCGGCGATGAACGAGCGCGCGCTCGCCGTCGAGGGCCGGACGTACGCCAACCCGCGCAACGCCGCCGCCGGCAGCCTGCGCCAGCTCGATCCGACGATCACCGCGTCGCGCCCGCTCCGGCTGATCACGTACGGCGTGCCCGACCCGCACGCGCTCGGCGTCGCATCCCACTGGGACCTCCTGAACGCCCTCGAGGCGATCGGCCTCCCCGGCAACCCCGACCGCCGCCGCTTCGCCGACCTCGATGACGCGCTGGCCTACGCCGATGCCTGGCTGGCGCGCCGCGCATCGCTGAACTACCTGGCCGACGGGATCGTCCTCAAGGTCGATGCGCTCGACCTGCAGGACGCGCTCGGCAGCGTTTCGCACCACCCGCGCTGGGCGATCGCCTACAAGACGGCGTCCGAGGAGGCGACGACGGTCGTCGTGGCCATCAATGTGAACGTCGGCCGGACCGGCAAGCTCGTGCCGCACGCCACGCTCGCGCCCGTCGGGATCGGCGGCGTGACCGTCAGCCAGGCCACGCTCCACAACGAGGACTACGTCACCGAGCGCGACATCCGCGTCGGCGACACCGTCCTCGTCAAGCGGGCCGGCGAGGTGATCCCGCAGGTGATCAAGGTCGTGCCCGAGCTCCGGCCGAGCGACGCGCTGCCGTGGCACATGCCGGACCGCTGCCCGGTCTGCGGCGAGCCCGTTACGCGCACGCCGGGTGAAGCCGACACGTACTGCACGAATGCCGCCTGCCCCGAGCAGCTCGTCCGACACGTCGAGCACTTCGTCGCCCGCGGCGCCATGGACATCGACGGCCTCGGCGAGAAGCTCGTCGCCCAGTTTGTCACGGACGGCCTGATCGCGGACGTCGCCGACCTGTACAACCTCGTCCCCGCCGACCTCGAGGGCCGCGAGGGCTTCGCCGAGAAACGGATCGCCAACGTGATCGCCGCGGTCGACGCCAGCCGCCACCGGCCGCTGCGGCGCCTGCTGATCGGCCTCGGCATCCGCCACGTCGGCAGCACGGTGGCCGCCGCGTTGGCCGGCGCCTTCGGCAGCCTGGACGCGCTCGCCGGGGCCGACGAGACGGCGCTGACCGCCGTGGACGGCGTCGGCCCCGAGATCGCCGCGTCCGTCGTCGCATGGTTCGCCGTGCCGCGCAACCGTGCGCTCGCCCAGCGCCTGACCGCGGCCGGCGTGCGCGTCGCCGACCCGGACTGGACGCCGCGCGCGGCGGTCGAGGGTGGAGGCGACGGCGGCGCAGCGAATGGGGCGGCGGGCCCGCTCGCCGGCAAGAAGCTCGTCCTGACCGGCACGCTGCCGACGATGACGCGCGAGGAGGCCGCCGCACGCATCGAGGCCGCCGGCGGCAAGGTCGTCGGCAGCGTCAGCGCGAAGACGGATTACGTCGTGGCCGGCGAGGCGGCGGGGTCCAAGTTGGCGAAGGCGCAGGCGTTGGGTGTGGCGGTGATCGACGAGGCGGGGCTGATCGACCTCGTTGGAACGGGCATTCCAATGTAG
- a CDS encoding DnaD domain protein, with protein sequence MTARPTRPTPGPAISRRPGPAGSARPAGEAARDPRAAFGYPSGARTTPVPDVLFSRDLAALADPLALRVLLWAIWQVHRRPAGAPPAVRASDVASDLGLRRAAAARLDAPAGESSSRTGAAATAAIGEACRVLVAQGLLLDGGGWYAVNDRAGRQVIDDVAADPGRWPDLAALATSSNATSSSLAAGQAARIAIPTESDEQADPADRPNIFVLYEQTIGMVSPILADELAEAAATYPAAWLTHAFRLAAAAGARKWSYVRAILTRWAREGYDGDDDEIAGRRAETSRRPDSEGPYAAWVKH encoded by the coding sequence GTGACGGCCCGGCCGACGCGCCCAACGCCCGGGCCGGCGATCTCGCGCCGCCCCGGCCCTGCCGGCAGCGCACGCCCCGCCGGCGAGGCCGCCCGCGACCCGCGCGCCGCCTTCGGCTACCCGTCCGGCGCCCGCACGACGCCCGTGCCCGACGTGCTCTTCAGCCGCGACCTCGCCGCGCTGGCCGACCCGCTGGCGCTGCGCGTCCTCCTCTGGGCGATCTGGCAGGTCCACCGCCGCCCCGCCGGCGCCCCACCGGCCGTCCGCGCATCCGACGTCGCGTCCGACCTCGGGTTGCGGCGGGCGGCCGCCGCGCGCCTCGACGCCCCGGCCGGCGAATCGTCGTCGCGCACGGGTGCCGCCGCGACGGCGGCGATCGGTGAGGCGTGCCGCGTCCTCGTCGCCCAAGGCCTGTTGCTCGATGGCGGCGGCTGGTACGCCGTGAACGACCGCGCCGGGCGGCAGGTGATCGACGACGTGGCGGCCGATCCGGGCCGCTGGCCGGACCTGGCGGCGTTGGCGACCTCGTCGAATGCGACGTCGTCGTCGCTCGCCGCCGGGCAGGCGGCACGCATCGCGATTCCGACGGAGTCCGACGAACAGGCCGATCCGGCTGATCGACCGAACATCTTCGTCCTGTACGAGCAGACGATCGGCATGGTCAGCCCGATCCTGGCCGACGAGCTCGCCGAGGCCGCGGCCACCTATCCTGCGGCGTGGCTCACGCACGCGTTCCGTCTGGCGGCGGCTGCCGGCGCGCGGAAGTGGAGCTACGTCCGGGCGATCCTCACGCGCTGGGCGCGCGAAGGCTATGACGGAGATGACGATGAAATCGCTGGGCGACGCGCTGAGACCTCTCGCCGACCCGATAGCGAAGGCCCGTACGCGGCTTGGGTCAAGCACTAG
- a CDS encoding TlpA family protein disulfide reductase, which yields MDETQAAAVDGPLGNTTQLDTPDERVIEIGWQALLLPVLAVAVVVAGWYLGRMIGGGKVVETLPPPAPVVAVPTSQVVVIGPDGRPMPMTGSSGITDAGVDPYAQPDLDNDPTIFPLREVSHPLLDKPVPDFTLTQLDTGEDVSLSSHAGKTVLVNFWATWCPPCRREMPWLQKAHDNYKDQGLVLLAVDGGEKVPPSMAEETIQRYVTQSGLTFPILWGDAAYQLQNDWNVYGLPATFLIDTEGVVRLVHTGMFPNNATLDHEVRKVLGLEEPAS from the coding sequence ATGGACGAGACCCAAGCAGCGGCGGTCGATGGGCCGCTGGGCAATACGACGCAGCTCGATACGCCGGACGAGCGTGTCATCGAGATCGGCTGGCAGGCACTGCTCCTGCCCGTGCTGGCGGTGGCTGTCGTCGTCGCCGGCTGGTACCTCGGACGGATGATCGGCGGCGGCAAGGTCGTCGAGACGCTTCCCCCGCCTGCGCCGGTCGTTGCCGTGCCCACCAGCCAGGTCGTCGTGATCGGCCCGGACGGCCGGCCGATGCCGATGACGGGCAGCTCCGGGATCACCGACGCCGGTGTGGACCCGTACGCCCAGCCCGACCTCGACAACGACCCGACGATCTTCCCGCTGCGCGAGGTGTCCCACCCGCTGCTCGACAAGCCGGTGCCGGACTTCACGCTCACGCAGCTCGACACCGGCGAGGACGTCAGCCTGTCGTCGCACGCCGGCAAGACGGTGCTCGTGAACTTCTGGGCCACGTGGTGCCCGCCGTGCCGGCGGGAGATGCCATGGCTGCAGAAGGCGCACGACAACTACAAGGACCAAGGACTCGTGCTGCTGGCCGTCGATGGCGGCGAGAAGGTGCCGCCGAGCATGGCCGAGGAAACAATCCAGCGCTACGTCACGCAGAGCGGCCTGACGTTCCCGATCCTGTGGGGCGATGCCGCCTACCAGCTCCAGAACGACTGGAACGTGTACGGCCTCCCGGCGACGTTCCTCATCGACACCGAGGGCGTCGTCCGCCTGGTCCACACCGGCATGTTCCCGAACAACGCCACGCTGGACCACGAGGTCCGCAAGGTGTTGGGCCTCGAGGAACCTGCGTCGTAG
- a CDS encoding thioredoxin domain-containing protein, producing the protein MKSSVVLALLMAALLLAPAACGGGASESDEGGTATAGADAAAASTPMSGTLAAEIGEAMASDGEGTPEPTPNATVEKLAETFTLPEDGDADAPLLIMEFSDYRCPYCRQFFDETMPSLRKDWIETGKAKLQFFDLPLTMHGFPAVIGAEAAHCAGEQGAYWAMHDALYEAFDDLTEAADAQDEADSMAEILKVAEDVEGVDMDKLTACVESQQYRPIVKELADTALEREINGTPWFILLAGEHAEQIPGYVDYETMLPLLEREYSRALGTPIPTDTPAPATPTPAATPETTATTP; encoded by the coding sequence GTGAAATCATCTGTCGTGCTGGCGCTGCTCATGGCGGCACTTCTGTTGGCCCCGGCGGCGTGCGGCGGCGGGGCGTCCGAGTCGGACGAGGGCGGAACGGCGACGGCCGGGGCCGATGCGGCCGCTGCTTCGACGCCGATGAGCGGCACGCTGGCCGCCGAGATCGGCGAGGCCATGGCGTCCGATGGCGAGGGAACGCCCGAGCCGACGCCGAACGCCACGGTCGAGAAGCTGGCCGAGACGTTCACGCTGCCGGAGGACGGCGACGCCGACGCACCGCTCCTGATCATGGAGTTCTCTGACTACCGCTGTCCGTACTGCAGGCAGTTCTTCGACGAGACGATGCCGTCACTGCGCAAGGACTGGATCGAGACCGGCAAGGCCAAGCTGCAGTTCTTCGACCTTCCGCTGACGATGCACGGCTTCCCGGCCGTCATCGGCGCCGAGGCTGCGCACTGCGCCGGCGAGCAGGGCGCGTACTGGGCGATGCATGACGCGCTGTACGAGGCGTTCGACGACCTGACCGAAGCCGCCGACGCCCAGGACGAGGCCGATTCGATGGCCGAGATCCTGAAGGTGGCCGAGGACGTCGAAGGGGTCGACATGGACAAGCTGACGGCGTGCGTCGAGTCCCAGCAGTACCGCCCGATCGTCAAGGAGCTGGCCGACACGGCGCTCGAGCGCGAGATCAACGGCACGCCGTGGTTCATCCTGCTGGCCGGCGAGCACGCCGAGCAGATCCCGGGCTACGTGGACTACGAGACAATGCTGCCGCTCCTGGAGCGCGAGTACAGCCGCGCCCTCGGCACGCCGATCCCGACGGACACGCCGGCGCCGGCCACGCCGACGCCCGCGGCGACGCCGGAGACCACCGCAACCACCCCGTAG
- a CDS encoding bifunctional nuclease family protein, whose protein sequence is MVEVKVESIRVSLMNQQRLVLLREKDGPRFLPIWIGPFEADAITLGLQHTEIDRPLTHDLLRGAIEQLGAHVHHVVVNELADETYFARIVVTRGDETIEIDSRSSDAIALAVRVDVPIYVADEVMAAAGQLPTAEPDEVATGAARPPAARSAASDEDGLDVFRDFFEELDLGDFGPPADGED, encoded by the coding sequence ATGGTCGAGGTCAAGGTCGAGAGCATCCGGGTCAGCCTGATGAACCAGCAGCGGCTGGTGCTGCTGCGCGAGAAGGACGGCCCACGCTTCCTGCCGATCTGGATCGGCCCCTTCGAGGCCGACGCGATCACGCTTGGCCTCCAGCACACCGAGATCGATCGACCCCTCACCCATGACCTCCTCCGCGGCGCGATCGAGCAGCTCGGCGCCCACGTCCACCACGTCGTCGTCAACGAGCTGGCCGATGAGACCTACTTTGCCCGGATCGTCGTCACCCGCGGCGACGAGACGATCGAGATCGACAGCCGCTCGAGCGATGCCATCGCGCTGGCGGTGCGGGTTGACGTGCCGATCTACGTGGCCGACGAGGTGATGGCCGCCGCCGGCCAGCTCCCGACGGCCGAGCCGGACGAGGTGGCCACCGGCGCTGCCCGACCGCCGGCCGCCCGGTCGGCAGCCAGTGACGAGGACGGCCTCGACGTCTTCCGCGACTTCTTCGAAGAGCTCGATCTCGGTGACTTCGGACCCCCAGCCGACGGCGAGGACTGA
- a CDS encoding glycosyltransferase family 9 protein: MMTFPPRRIVLIKPCCIGDVLMATPLARSLKAAWPDARIDWAVGDHSRPVLVGNPDIHALVDATGTQRGDLRLAAVARLVRTLRRGGYDAAFIAERSPIPALIARLAGIPVRVGLDSGGRGWLHTEGVPTAPADPRHETEIYLDLARAVGVQAADPRPVFVPSAGDEAAADGAIAAAATPIVAVGAAPAAPSGVRTPALPRPWLVIHPGGGQNPGAEHLAKRWPAAGFAGIAARWAGLGGTALVVGGPDDVALAADVAAGAATFGTHAVDVAGQLSLGATAALIARADAYLGNDSGVAHLASAVGTPSVVVFGPTSALRYGPVPGAGEAVTPGGWGRPIEAVTVEAVWDAVRRAHRTARD, encoded by the coding sequence ATGATGACCTTCCCGCCCCGCCGCATCGTCCTCATCAAGCCATGCTGCATCGGCGACGTCCTGATGGCGACGCCGCTCGCGCGCAGCCTCAAGGCCGCCTGGCCGGACGCGCGGATCGATTGGGCCGTCGGCGACCACAGCCGTCCCGTTCTCGTCGGCAACCCGGACATCCACGCGCTCGTCGACGCAACCGGCACGCAGCGCGGGGATCTGCGCCTGGCGGCCGTCGCCCGGCTCGTGCGCACGCTGCGCAGAGGCGGGTACGACGCGGCGTTCATCGCCGAGCGCTCGCCGATCCCGGCCCTGATCGCCCGGCTGGCCGGCATCCCGGTGCGCGTCGGGCTTGACAGCGGCGGACGCGGGTGGCTGCACACCGAGGGCGTGCCGACAGCGCCCGCCGATCCGCGCCACGAAACCGAGATCTATCTCGATCTGGCCCGCGCCGTCGGCGTTCAGGCAGCTGATCCGCGCCCGGTGTTCGTGCCGTCGGCGGGCGACGAGGCGGCGGCCGATGGGGCGATCGCGGCCGCCGCGACACCGATTGTCGCGGTCGGGGCGGCCCCCGCAGCGCCAAGCGGCGTGCGGACGCCGGCCCTGCCTCGGCCGTGGCTCGTCATCCACCCCGGCGGCGGCCAGAACCCAGGCGCCGAGCACCTCGCGAAGCGCTGGCCCGCCGCGGGCTTCGCCGGGATCGCGGCCCGGTGGGCGGGCCTTGGCGGCACGGCGCTCGTCGTGGGCGGGCCGGACGACGTCGCGCTGGCAGCCGACGTGGCGGCGGGTGCCGCGACGTTCGGGACGCACGCCGTCGACGTGGCCGGCCAATTGTCACTCGGCGCCACCGCCGCGCTCATCGCCCGCGCCGATGCCTACCTCGGCAACGACAGCGGCGTGGCGCACCTGGCTTCGGCCGTCGGCACGCCCTCCGTCGTCGTCTTCGGGCCGACGAGCGCGCTGCGCTACGGGCCGGTGCCGGGGGCGGGCGAGGCGGTCACGCCGGGCGGCTGGGGGCGGCCGATCGAGGCGGTGACGGTCGAGGCGGTGTGGGATGCCGTGCGGCGGGCACACCGGACCGCGCGCGACTGA
- a CDS encoding ATP-binding protein, with the protein MKSLGDALRPLADPIAKARTRLGSSTSADDAADDRASGPPPCPICGGVGWLRHDVPVGHPEFGRAYPCRCIADDLAARRAEGVRQASHLAALDGMTFETFTIEASGNSPESAASLHTAMTEARAFAAQPKGWLVLWGGYGTGKTHLAAAIANARLAEGEPVLFVVVPDLLDYLRAGFARDADGDLDARLEAVRGAPLLILDDLGTQAPTPWAGEKLFQILNHRYTHQLPTVITTNVAPDAFDERLRSRFGHAGFAKQIDIRTIDYRLGLPHESDELSSLHLYADQTFATWNVRSGYVQRTEAEHLARAQHEAYTWAMNPTGWFVILGAHGVGKTHLAAAIANAYVANGGDALFVVVPDLLDHLRNTFSPNSKVDYDQRFDEVRRAPLLVLDDLGTESATPWAQEKLFQLLNHRYAARLPTVITTTSNLDNLHSSLRTRMFDRRLCTLFEIVAPPYHGPTTPSAAPGAARGGGRRRSA; encoded by the coding sequence ATGAAATCGCTGGGCGACGCGCTGAGACCTCTCGCCGACCCGATAGCGAAGGCCCGTACGCGGCTTGGGTCAAGCACTAGCGCGGACGATGCCGCGGACGACCGCGCGTCCGGACCGCCGCCCTGCCCGATCTGCGGCGGCGTCGGCTGGCTGCGCCACGACGTCCCGGTCGGCCACCCCGAGTTCGGCCGGGCCTACCCGTGCCGCTGTATCGCCGACGATCTGGCGGCGCGGCGGGCTGAGGGCGTGCGGCAAGCATCGCATTTGGCGGCGCTGGACGGGATGACGTTCGAGACGTTCACGATCGAGGCCTCCGGCAACTCGCCCGAGTCCGCCGCCAGCCTCCACACGGCGATGACCGAGGCGCGCGCGTTCGCGGCGCAGCCCAAGGGCTGGCTCGTGCTGTGGGGCGGCTACGGGACGGGCAAGACCCACTTGGCGGCGGCGATCGCCAACGCCCGGCTGGCGGAGGGCGAGCCGGTCCTCTTCGTCGTCGTCCCCGACCTCCTGGACTATCTGCGGGCCGGATTTGCCCGCGATGCGGACGGCGACCTCGACGCTCGGCTCGAGGCCGTCCGCGGCGCGCCGCTCCTCATCCTGGACGACCTCGGCACGCAGGCGCCGACGCCGTGGGCCGGCGAGAAGCTCTTCCAGATCCTGAACCACCGCTACACCCACCAGCTGCCGACCGTCATCACGACCAACGTCGCCCCCGACGCGTTCGACGAGCGCCTGCGCTCGCGCTTCGGCCACGCCGGATTCGCCAAACAGATCGACATCCGGACGATCGACTACCGCCTCGGACTGCCGCACGAGTCGGACGAGCTCTCGAGCCTCCATCTCTATGCCGATCAGACCTTCGCCACGTGGAACGTGCGCTCCGGTTATGTCCAGCGGACGGAAGCCGAGCACCTCGCCCGCGCCCAGCACGAGGCATACACCTGGGCGATGAACCCCACCGGCTGGTTCGTCATCCTCGGCGCACACGGCGTCGGCAAGACGCACCTGGCCGCGGCCATCGCCAACGCGTACGTGGCCAACGGCGGCGACGCGCTCTTCGTCGTCGTGCCCGACCTCCTCGACCACCTCCGCAACACGTTCAGCCCGAACAGCAAGGTGGACTACGACCAGCGCTTCGACGAGGTCCGCCGAGCGCCCCTGCTCGTCCTCGACGACCTCGGCACGGAGAGCGCGACGCCGTGGGCGCAGGAGAAGCTCTTCCAGCTCCTGAACCACCGCTACGCCGCCCGGCTGCCGACCGTCATCACGACGACGAGCAACCTTGACAACCTCCACTCCAGCCTGCGCACGCGGATGTTCGACCGGCGGCTCTGCACGCTCTTCGAGATCGTCGCGCCGCCTTACCACGGGCCGACGACGCCGAGCGCCGCGCCCGGCGCGGCCAGGGGCGGTGGGCGGCGGCGTTCGGCGTGA
- the dnaB gene encoding replicative DNA helicase produces MLDSNTVAPANLDAEQAVLGALLIDPAAAPQVVGLLQPDDFFRPAHQKVFGAITELFRRGLAVDYLTVAAELERANQLVDVGGSAYLTELMAHTPVAHYVEHYAGLVERASVMRRLISAAGKIAQIAWQDDAETVEETIDEAEGVLFNVFKDRQRRELLSLREIMDAYFERIEDIQANRESMLGTPTGFVDLDRLLGGLQPSDLCIVAGRPGMGKTSWLLSVAANVAIETGLTVAVFSLEMSAEQLAQRLLASKTGISAQDLRMGRIRNDRDLELLTRAMGELAGAPLYIDDTPGISPFEVRAKVRRLVSERGVDLVIIDYLQLMQAGKRVENRVQEIGLISRSLKSLARELKVPVIAASQLSRAVENRADRRPQLSDLRESGAIEQDADIVLFLYRDAEAGKETERSNITEVMVAKHRHGPTGQIELVFIGAETRFADLAKAPSGAALEAPPAGWGAP; encoded by the coding sequence ATGCTCGATTCCAACACGGTCGCCCCCGCCAACCTCGACGCCGAGCAGGCCGTGCTCGGTGCGCTCCTGATCGACCCGGCCGCCGCGCCGCAGGTCGTCGGCTTGCTGCAGCCCGACGACTTCTTCCGACCGGCGCATCAGAAGGTCTTCGGTGCGATCACCGAGCTGTTCCGGCGCGGTCTCGCGGTCGACTATCTGACCGTCGCCGCCGAGCTCGAGCGCGCGAACCAGCTCGTCGACGTCGGCGGCAGCGCCTACCTGACCGAGCTGATGGCGCACACGCCCGTGGCGCACTACGTGGAGCACTACGCCGGCCTCGTCGAGCGGGCGTCCGTCATGCGCCGCCTGATATCGGCGGCCGGCAAGATCGCCCAGATCGCGTGGCAGGACGACGCCGAGACCGTCGAGGAGACGATCGACGAGGCCGAGGGCGTCCTGTTCAACGTCTTCAAGGACCGCCAGCGCCGCGAGCTGCTCTCTTTGCGCGAGATCATGGATGCCTACTTCGAGCGGATCGAGGACATCCAGGCGAACCGCGAGTCCATGCTCGGCACGCCGACGGGCTTCGTCGACCTCGACCGCCTCCTCGGCGGGCTGCAGCCGTCCGACCTGTGCATCGTCGCCGGCCGGCCGGGCATGGGCAAGACGAGCTGGCTCCTCTCGGTGGCGGCGAACGTCGCCATCGAAACGGGCCTGACGGTGGCCGTGTTCAGCCTCGAGATGAGCGCCGAGCAGCTGGCGCAGCGCTTGCTCGCCTCCAAGACCGGGATCTCGGCCCAGGATCTTCGCATGGGGCGGATTCGCAACGACCGCGACCTCGAGCTCCTGACCCGGGCGATGGGCGAGCTCGCCGGCGCACCCCTCTACATCGACGACACGCCCGGCATCTCGCCCTTCGAGGTCCGCGCCAAGGTCAGGCGCCTCGTCTCCGAGCGCGGCGTCGACCTCGTGATCATCGACTACCTCCAGCTCATGCAGGCCGGCAAGCGCGTCGAGAACCGCGTCCAGGAGATCGGCCTCATCTCGCGGAGCCTGAAGTCCCTCGCCCGCGAGCTGAAGGTGCCCGTCATCGCCGCCAGCCAGCTCTCGCGCGCCGTCGAAAACCGCGCCGACCGCCGCCCTCAGCTGTCCGACCTGCGTGAGTCCGGCGCGATCGAGCAGGACGCCGACATCGTCCTGTTCCTCTACCGCGACGCCGAGGCCGGCAAGGAGACCGAGCGGTCGAACATCACCGAGGTCATGGTCGCCAAGCACCGCCACGGCCCGACCGGACAGATCGAGCTCGTGTTCATCGGCGCCGAGACGCGCTTCGCCGACCTGGCCAAGGCACCGAGTGGCGCCGCGCTCGAGGCGCCACCGGCCGGCTGGGGCGCCCCGTGA